A stretch of Carnobacterium iners DNA encodes these proteins:
- a CDS encoding ComEA family DNA-binding protein, with amino-acid sequence MIEKIKIELVKRKSMIAISLIVTCLFIIFFLVFSLISESETTDQLDESLTDFYISHASSLQSSIVSDGNESKSKQEKVIDTSIFVDIKGAVQLPGVYEINSETRLTDVIILAGGFLPTADQSMVNLSQKLTDQMMITIPAIGVEKSSIGTNESEEELPVVSSPSSESNETQTGKVNINTADISELQTLSGIGEKKAERILQYRQEKGSFKAVEELKEVSGIGDKTFEALAEFISVGTD; translated from the coding sequence ATGATTGAAAAAATTAAAATAGAATTAGTAAAAAGAAAATCAATGATAGCGATTAGTTTAATTGTTACTTGCCTGTTTATTATCTTCTTTTTGGTTTTTAGTCTTATTTCTGAATCAGAAACAACTGACCAGCTAGATGAATCTTTAACTGATTTTTATATAAGTCATGCTTCCTCGCTCCAAAGTAGCATCGTTTCAGATGGAAATGAAAGTAAAAGCAAGCAAGAAAAAGTTATAGATACCTCTATTTTTGTTGATATCAAGGGTGCTGTTCAATTACCAGGAGTCTATGAAATAAATTCAGAAACACGTTTAACAGATGTTATTATTTTAGCAGGTGGTTTCTTGCCAACAGCTGATCAAAGTATGGTTAATCTTTCTCAAAAGCTAACAGATCAAATGATGATTACAATACCGGCGATAGGAGTAGAAAAATCGAGTATAGGTACAAATGAAAGTGAAGAAGAGCTGCCAGTGGTGAGTAGTCCATCAAGTGAATCAAACGAGACACAGACAGGTAAAGTAAACATTAACACTGCAGATATAAGTGAATTACAAACACTATCTGGGATTGGTGAAAAAAAAGCTGAACGTATTTTACAATATAGGCAAGAAAAAGGTTCATTTAAAGCTGTGGAAGAATTAAA
- a CDS encoding SepM family pheromone-processing serine protease, with protein MKKIKNSKTIILFVATLFLVLGLTVPLPYYIEAPGSAVRLNELIEVNDKVDENPGSFMLTTVSIRRATPVSYFTKYLPFHEGVTKKELFGTTESSEEYDNLQKYYMDSSVNAAIELAYKTANEEYKLTYKGIYVMSILPDSNFSGKLFVGDTVTALDGQKFKSSAEFIDYVKSKSPGQDIAVTYQRENKVNTISAPLIEIEQTKTPGLGISLVDHTSIETDIPVSIDSDDIGGPSAGFMYTLQIYEQLTKQDLRKGTEIAGTGTISPDGTIGRIGGIDKKVVAASKEGATIFFAPDDSIDPVIKKNYPNVQSNYEEALKVAKKIDTEMKIIPVKQYQDAINYLNQLK; from the coding sequence ATGAAAAAAATAAAAAATAGTAAAACCATTATTTTATTTGTCGCGACTCTATTCCTTGTTTTAGGATTGACTGTTCCTCTCCCTTACTATATTGAAGCGCCAGGCTCAGCAGTTCGATTAAATGAATTAATTGAAGTTAATGATAAAGTTGATGAAAATCCAGGAAGTTTTATGTTAACGACCGTTTCAATTCGTAGAGCTACACCTGTAAGTTACTTTACAAAATACTTGCCTTTTCATGAAGGAGTGACTAAAAAAGAACTATTTGGTACAACAGAATCAAGTGAAGAGTATGATAATTTACAAAAGTATTATATGGATAGCTCAGTTAATGCAGCTATTGAGTTAGCGTATAAGACGGCAAATGAAGAGTATAAATTAACCTATAAAGGAATTTATGTTATGTCTATTTTACCAGATTCAAATTTTTCTGGAAAACTATTTGTTGGAGATACAGTAACGGCATTAGATGGTCAAAAATTTAAAAGTTCTGCTGAATTCATCGACTACGTAAAAAGTAAAAGTCCTGGACAAGATATTGCGGTTACGTACCAACGAGAGAATAAAGTGAATACTATTTCTGCTCCTTTAATAGAAATAGAACAAACTAAAACACCCGGTTTAGGTATTAGTTTAGTTGATCATACCTCAATAGAAACAGATATACCTGTTTCTATTGATTCAGATGATATCGGAGGGCCTTCTGCAGGATTTATGTATACTCTCCAAATATATGAGCAATTAACTAAGCAAGATTTACGTAAAGGCACTGAGATTGCCGGAACAGGTACAATTTCACCTGATGGAACAATTGGACGAATTGGCGGGATTGATAAAAAAGTTGTAGCGGCTAGTAAAGAAGGAGCAACTATCTTTTTTGCGCCAGATGATTCTATTGATCCAGTTATTAAAAAAAATTATCCGAACGTACAATCAAATTATGAAGAAGCTTTAAAAGTTGCTAAAAAAATAGATACTGAAATGAAAATTATTCCCGTTAAACAATATCAAGATGCTATCAACTATTTAAATCAATTAAAATAA
- the coaD gene encoding pantetheine-phosphate adenylyltransferase gives MVKNALFPGSFDPLTNGHVDTIERSAKLFDHLFIAVATNTSKKNLFDVNEKIQLIQSATKQLKNVSIIEHTTGLTVDLAKKVGANVLIRGLRNAEDFEYEMNIAAMNKTQNLEIETIILMASQQHRFLSSSLIKEVSFFGGDVSKLVPLDVDKAIKKKYAYLKKETENS, from the coding sequence ATGGTCAAGAATGCACTATTCCCAGGAAGTTTTGATCCGTTAACAAATGGGCACGTTGATACAATTGAACGTTCTGCTAAATTATTTGATCATCTTTTTATTGCTGTAGCAACGAATACGTCTAAAAAGAATTTATTCGATGTAAATGAAAAAATACAATTAATACAATCGGCAACTAAGCAGTTGAAAAATGTTTCCATCATCGAACATACAACGGGTTTGACAGTAGATTTAGCTAAAAAAGTTGGAGCAAACGTACTGATTAGAGGATTACGCAATGCTGAAGATTTTGAATATGAAATGAATATTGCTGCTATGAACAAAACGCAAAATTTAGAAATTGAGACCATTATTTTAATGGCCTCGCAACAACATCGATTTCTAAGCTCAAGTTTAATTAAAGAGGTCTCTTTTTTCGGTGGAGATGTTTCTAAATTAGTGCCACTTGATGTCGATAAAGCGATTAAAAAAAAGTATGCTTACCTAAAAAAAGAAACTGAAAACTCTTAG
- the rsmD gene encoding 16S rRNA (guanine(966)-N(2))-methyltransferase RsmD: MRVISGDYGGRKLKSAPGENTRPTSDKVKESIFNIIGPYFDGGRCLDLFAGSGGLSIEAISRGMDHAVLVDKDTTAIKIIKENIEMTKEMTKFDVYRSDANRAIEMLATKNSPFDLLFIDPPYFEQEIVKQLEKILSLNLLADKAVIVCEVGRKIDLPDKISGAKQFRSTVYGASKIVLYEVFSEGAF, from the coding sequence ATGAGAGTAATTTCTGGTGACTATGGTGGAAGAAAGTTGAAATCTGCTCCTGGTGAAAATACTAGGCCAACGTCCGATAAAGTAAAAGAATCTATTTTTAATATTATTGGACCTTACTTTGATGGTGGAAGATGTTTGGATTTATTTGCAGGTAGTGGTGGTTTATCTATCGAGGCTATTTCTAGAGGAATGGACCATGCAGTATTGGTCGATAAAGATACAACAGCGATTAAAATAATAAAAGAAAATATTGAAATGACTAAAGAAATGACCAAATTTGATGTTTACCGAAGTGATGCGAACCGGGCTATTGAAATGTTAGCAACTAAAAATAGCCCGTTTGATTTACTTTTTATAGACCCGCCTTATTTTGAACAGGAGATTGTTAAACAACTTGAAAAAATTCTTTCTTTAAATCTTTTAGCAGATAAAGCAGTAATTGTTTGTGAAGTTGGACGGAAAATTGATTTACCAGACAAAATTAGTGGAGCAAAACAGTTTAGATCGACGGTTTATGGAGCAAGTAAAATAGTATTGTATGAAGTTTTTAGTGAAGGAGCTTTTTAA
- a CDS encoding YlbG family protein, translated as MELTLSERQGIIIWVYSLRHMKTLKRFGLIHYVSKRMKYIVIYVNRTELEATIRKLKELHFVRQVEPSYRPLINMDFKEVLKKATPRKEVEEVEEFNQLNIESESQLVKNEHIIKEHEVRNG; from the coding sequence TTGGAACTTACATTAAGTGAAAGACAAGGTATAATCATTTGGGTCTATAGTTTAAGACATATGAAAACACTTAAGCGATTTGGTTTGATTCATTATGTATCAAAGCGAATGAAATACATTGTTATTTATGTGAATCGGACAGAACTAGAAGCAACTATCCGTAAACTCAAGGAGCTGCATTTCGTTCGACAAGTGGAACCCTCTTACAGACCATTGATTAATATGGATTTTAAAGAAGTTCTTAAAAAAGCAACTCCTAGAAAAGAAGTTGAGGAAGTTGAAGAATTTAATCAGCTAAATATAGAGTCTGAAAGTCAATTAGTTAAAAATGAACATATTATAAAAGAACATGAAGTTAGAAATGGCTAA
- a CDS encoding CAP-associated domain-containing protein has product MKTILRTIPIFLVLMLLTYFVPQIISDSPSEIVTQKKNVPKLKKEAKTNSIPAVKQEVFPLEGIGQYVGETIDLLEKKQGRPLRIETTSYGYEWWIYGDNEKDYFQVGVSKQGKVISMFVLGSILDVSPFKVGMDIAEVYQLTPLYPTFSIEYENKDYTIELSENDLNYHPLVIFEKNVFSILMVDRETNKINAIRYVDEQTLLQSDIYEVFPQNEGITKKEPATELEDEKGKIKEVEVTLNALRKRYNLPELTYNKELSSIAKDIFINQEKMAIEQSSEEVKKRESSLAEGSIKMDISNENKFVQDNFEEEVGLPPLKSEEIQDYLKLNKLTLLDNRVVYSNQFTNSTWLITYWFSLENQRTILADPLMERFGIAFRGEEVMLILNRQEEPSIK; this is encoded by the coding sequence ATGAAAACAATTTTGAGAACAATACCAATTTTCTTGGTTTTAATGCTCTTAACCTATTTTGTTCCTCAAATTATTTCCGATAGTCCTTCTGAAATTGTTACTCAAAAGAAAAACGTACCAAAGCTAAAAAAAGAGGCCAAAACAAACTCTATTCCTGCCGTTAAACAAGAGGTTTTTCCTCTTGAAGGGATAGGCCAATATGTTGGAGAAACCATTGATTTACTTGAAAAAAAACAGGGTCGTCCTCTACGTATTGAAACAACTTCATATGGCTACGAATGGTGGATTTATGGCGATAACGAAAAAGATTACTTTCAAGTTGGGGTTTCAAAACAAGGTAAGGTCATATCTATGTTTGTTCTAGGGTCAATATTGGATGTTTCTCCGTTTAAAGTAGGTATGGATATAGCAGAAGTTTATCAACTAACTCCTTTATACCCAACCTTTTCTATTGAATATGAAAATAAAGATTATACAATTGAACTATCAGAAAATGACTTGAATTACCACCCGCTAGTTATTTTTGAAAAGAATGTTTTTTCAATCTTAATGGTAGATAGAGAAACCAATAAAATTAATGCTATTCGTTATGTAGACGAACAAACCTTACTTCAATCGGATATTTATGAAGTGTTTCCTCAGAATGAAGGCATTACAAAGAAAGAACCAGCAACAGAATTAGAAGATGAAAAAGGCAAGATAAAAGAAGTAGAAGTTACTCTTAATGCTTTAAGGAAACGGTATAATTTACCTGAATTAACTTACAATAAAGAACTTTCTTCTATTGCCAAAGATATTTTTATTAATCAAGAGAAAATGGCTATCGAACAATCAAGTGAAGAAGTAAAGAAAAGAGAATCTTCCTTGGCGGAAGGTTCAATAAAAATGGACATTTCAAATGAAAATAAATTTGTCCAAGATAATTTTGAAGAAGAGGTAGGACTGCCTCCTTTAAAGAGCGAAGAGATTCAAGATTATTTAAAATTAAATAAATTAACTTTATTAGATAATCGTGTTGTTTATTCTAATCAGTTTACGAATTCAACTTGGTTAATCACGTATTGGTTTAGTCTTGAAAACCAACGAACTATTTTAGCTGATCCTCTGATGGAAAGATTTGGCATTGCTTTTCGTGGGGAAGAAGTCATGTTAATATTAAATAGACAAGAAGAACCAAGCATAAAATAA
- a CDS encoding pyruvate carboxylase, whose product MKKVLVANRGEIAIRIFRALTELHIGTVAVYAQEDEGSVHRFKADEAYLVGEGKKPIEAYLDIEDMIRIAKYSNADAIHPGYGFLSENLNFARRCEEEGIIFIGPDLHHLDIFGDKLKAKEAAIAAGIKSIPGSQGPVLTVEEVIKFGETFGYPIMVKAALGGGGRGMRVAYSAEEVKDSFERARSEAKSAFGNDDIYVERYIQDPKHIEVQILGDTHGNIIHLYERDCSVQRRHQKVVEVAPCVSIPDELRLKMCESAVQLMKHVGYVNAGTVEFLLEGNEFYFIEVNPRVQVEHTITELITGIDIVQAQILIAQGKNLHSEIAIPAQENIPLMGAAIQCRITTEDPLNGFLPDTGKIDTYRSPGGFGIRLDAGNGFQGTVVSPFFDSLLVKVCTHASTFELAAQKMTRSLREFRIRGVKTNIPFMDNVISHPVFLSGEAKTTFIDSTPELFVFSKVRDRGNKTMKYISTITVNGFPGIEKAPKKFYEPARRPKKLTLLNDVPLNAKGILEHQGVDAVVNWIKNTKEVLLTDTTFRDAHQSLLATRVRTQDFLNIAAETEKAIPQLFSSEVWGGATFDVAYRFLNEDPWERLEKLRHEMPNTLLQMLFRGSNAVGYQNYPDNVIESFIQQAAKSGVDVFRIFDSLNWIPQMEKSIQVVRDTGKIVEASICYTGDINDPLRTKYTIDYYKEMAKELENQGAHIIAIKDMAGILKPEAAYRLISELKDTVQVPIHLHTHDTSGNGIFTYALAVKAGVDIVDVAMSAMSSATSQPSMSSLYYSLLGTQRVPSINIENVQQINHYWEDVRTRYSDFENGVSAPQTEVYQHEMPGGQYSNLKQQAKAVGLADKWDEIKKIYALVNQMFGDIIKVTPSSKVVGDMALFMVQNELTEEDVYNQGHSIDFPESVISFFMGDLGQPVGGFPEKLQKIVLKKSQPITVRPGILADPIDLEQTKVKLAKLINKEPSNEEVLSYVMYPEVFLDYQKNYEQFGDVTVLDTATFFHGMRTGESIEVQIEKGKTLIIKLNQIGEPNSEGNRTMYFDLNGQGREIVVKDKSITSTKVVRKKAEPTNKEHIGATMPGSIIEVLVSKGDRVSQGDPIVITEAMKMETTIKAAFDGVIDQIYVEADNLIETGDLLIEMIAK is encoded by the coding sequence GTGAAAAAAGTATTAGTAGCTAATCGAGGAGAAATAGCCATCCGAATATTCCGCGCTTTGACGGAGCTTCATATTGGGACTGTTGCTGTATACGCACAGGAAGACGAGGGATCTGTTCATCGATTCAAAGCAGATGAAGCCTATTTAGTAGGGGAAGGAAAAAAACCGATAGAGGCTTATTTGGATATCGAAGATATGATTCGTATCGCAAAGTACTCTAATGCGGATGCAATTCATCCTGGTTATGGTTTTTTATCAGAAAACTTAAATTTTGCTAGACGTTGTGAAGAAGAAGGAATTATTTTCATTGGTCCTGATTTGCATCATTTAGATATTTTTGGAGATAAACTTAAGGCTAAAGAAGCAGCAATCGCAGCTGGTATAAAATCTATACCGGGTTCTCAAGGGCCTGTATTAACTGTTGAAGAAGTCATAAAATTTGGTGAAACTTTTGGCTATCCTATTATGGTAAAGGCAGCACTAGGAGGTGGCGGAAGAGGAATGCGTGTGGCTTACTCCGCTGAAGAAGTAAAAGATAGTTTCGAAAGGGCCCGTAGTGAAGCAAAATCGGCATTTGGAAATGATGATATATATGTCGAACGCTATATTCAAGATCCTAAGCATATCGAAGTTCAAATATTAGGAGATACTCATGGGAATATTATTCATTTATATGAACGTGATTGCTCAGTACAACGTCGACACCAAAAGGTTGTAGAGGTTGCGCCGTGTGTTTCTATTCCAGATGAACTACGTCTCAAAATGTGTGAGTCGGCTGTTCAATTGATGAAGCATGTTGGCTATGTTAATGCAGGAACCGTTGAATTTTTACTTGAAGGCAATGAATTTTATTTTATTGAAGTAAATCCACGTGTACAAGTAGAGCACACTATTACGGAACTCATCACGGGAATTGACATTGTTCAAGCTCAAATTCTAATTGCACAAGGGAAAAATTTACACAGTGAGATAGCTATTCCTGCTCAAGAGAATATACCCTTAATGGGTGCAGCTATTCAGTGTCGTATAACGACTGAAGATCCCCTTAATGGTTTTTTACCTGACACTGGTAAAATAGATACGTATCGCTCTCCAGGTGGTTTTGGGATACGCCTAGATGCAGGCAATGGTTTTCAAGGCACTGTAGTTTCGCCATTTTTTGATTCCTTGCTTGTCAAAGTATGTACGCACGCGTCTACATTTGAACTAGCTGCACAAAAAATGACACGATCTTTAAGAGAATTCCGTATTCGTGGTGTAAAAACAAATATTCCATTTATGGATAATGTTATTTCCCACCCGGTTTTTCTTTCAGGAGAAGCAAAAACAACCTTTATTGATTCGACTCCTGAACTTTTTGTGTTTTCAAAAGTTCGTGATAGAGGAAATAAGACAATGAAATATATTAGTACGATTACAGTGAATGGTTTCCCAGGTATCGAGAAAGCTCCAAAGAAATTTTATGAACCTGCTAGAAGACCTAAGAAACTAACTTTACTAAACGATGTTCCACTAAATGCAAAAGGTATTTTAGAACATCAAGGTGTAGATGCAGTGGTAAACTGGATAAAAAATACGAAAGAAGTCTTATTAACAGATACAACGTTTAGAGATGCCCATCAAAGCTTGCTAGCGACCCGCGTTCGGACACAAGATTTTTTAAACATTGCTGCGGAAACAGAAAAAGCTATCCCACAATTATTTTCTTCTGAAGTGTGGGGTGGAGCGACTTTTGATGTTGCTTATCGATTCTTGAATGAAGATCCATGGGAGCGTTTGGAAAAACTAAGACACGAAATGCCTAACACGCTTCTCCAAATGTTATTTAGAGGTTCTAATGCAGTAGGGTATCAAAATTATCCTGATAATGTGATTGAATCATTTATTCAGCAAGCAGCCAAAAGTGGAGTAGATGTATTTCGTATCTTTGATAGTTTAAATTGGATTCCTCAAATGGAGAAAAGTATTCAAGTTGTCAGAGACACAGGTAAGATAGTTGAAGCATCTATTTGCTATACAGGTGATATTAATGATCCACTAAGAACGAAATATACGATTGACTACTATAAGGAAATGGCTAAAGAACTAGAGAATCAAGGTGCACATATCATTGCAATTAAAGATATGGCTGGAATTTTAAAACCTGAAGCAGCGTATCGTTTAATTAGTGAATTAAAAGATACTGTTCAAGTGCCAATTCATTTGCATACTCATGACACGAGTGGAAATGGGATATTTACGTATGCTTTAGCCGTTAAAGCTGGGGTAGATATTGTCGATGTCGCAATGAGTGCCATGAGCAGCGCGACGAGTCAACCTAGCATGAGCAGCCTCTACTATTCTTTATTAGGGACACAACGAGTTCCATCTATAAATATTGAAAATGTCCAGCAAATTAATCATTACTGGGAAGATGTGAGAACACGTTATAGTGATTTTGAAAATGGGGTAAGTGCTCCTCAAACAGAAGTTTACCAACATGAGATGCCAGGAGGTCAATACTCTAATCTTAAACAACAAGCTAAAGCAGTTGGACTAGCAGATAAATGGGATGAAATTAAAAAAATATATGCACTGGTTAATCAGATGTTTGGTGATATTATTAAAGTAACGCCCTCTTCGAAAGTTGTTGGAGATATGGCATTATTTATGGTGCAAAATGAGTTAACTGAAGAAGATGTCTATAATCAAGGTCATTCAATTGATTTTCCAGAGTCTGTCATCAGCTTCTTCATGGGAGATTTAGGACAGCCTGTTGGCGGATTTCCAGAAAAATTGCAAAAAATCGTTTTGAAAAAAAGTCAGCCGATTACGGTCCGGCCTGGAATTTTAGCGGATCCAATTGATCTTGAACAAACTAAAGTGAAACTAGCTAAACTAATCAATAAGGAGCCTTCTAACGAAGAGGTGTTAAGCTACGTTATGTATCCTGAAGTATTTTTAGATTATCAAAAAAATTATGAACAATTTGGTGATGTAACAGTTTTAGATACAGCGACGTTCTTTCATGGGATGCGAACAGGTGAATCAATTGAAGTCCAGATTGAAAAGGGTAAGACACTGATTATTAAATTAAATCAGATTGGTGAACCAAACTCTGAAGGCAATCGTACGATGTATTTTGATTTAAATGGCCAAGGCAGAGAAATTGTAGTAAAAGATAAAAGCATTACGAGTACCAAAGTTGTTCGTAAAAAAGCAGAACCAACGAATAAAGAACATATTGGTGCTACGATGCCTGGTTCGATTATAGAAGTCTTAGTTTCAAAAGGAGACCGTGTTAGCCAAGGGGATCCAATCGTCATTACGGAAGCAATGAAAATGGAAACAACGATAAAAGCTGCGTTTGACGGCGTTATCGATCAAATTTATGTAGAAGCAGATAATCTCATTGAAACAGGCGATTTATTGATTGAGATGATTGCGAAATAA